The Coffea arabica cultivar ET-39 chromosome 6e, Coffea Arabica ET-39 HiFi, whole genome shotgun sequence genome contains the following window.
CCATggtttgtttatttgttcgattGCATAGAAGTAATTTAAATGATTTCATAATTTTATGCTACTACACATACTTTGGTGGTTCTTTATTAGTCCCAGCTATTGATAATATGCTTGTTGGATCCATAACTAGGGCATTTCAGAAGAGTAGAAAAATTCTGCAGGAAATGTTAGTTTTAGTATTCTTGAATTCTCAAATCAGAAAACATCAATACATGTTTCCAACTAAGCTTATTGGGTGCCTGTCTATTCCTATTATTATTGTATCATGAGGTTGATCTTGCGGCAGGAATTCCCAGTTTTCTTTGTTGGGTAATACATAATAAGCTTTTTATTGCTAGAGCTCTATCCCACACACACAGACTCATGTTGTAAGCTACACATCTGAGGTGGTTGTTGCTTGACCTCTATCCTCATATGCGCTTTTATTTAAAGCTCTATGCACGATGACCCATCTATTTGCTTTTAAAGCTCTATCCACATATTTATTTAAAGCTCTATCCACACATTTGCTTTTACCCATCTGTGTTTCTTTTACCCCTCAGTTTCCAGAATTTATCGCTTCCTTCTTCTCTCGACTTTCATGGCCATCTTCGGGGAATATACCACCTGCTGCACCAGCTAGGAATACTGTGGGAAGTATGCCGTCCTATGCAGGTCGCCAAGTGGAGGCAagtaattttaattattttcatcaCTGATGCCTGCTGCactgtttttgtttttcatgaTTAATTCCTGAATGAGGTCAAGCTATTGGTATAAACATACATTTCTATTTTGTACATCTAATTGCTTTTTCCTGGTTACAAACTCCTCAAGTTTCTTATGTttcttttcttagttttatcccTTTCTAATCTACTGAAACGGGCACCTTCTTCTGCCACTCTCTTTGTTATATCAATCCTTTCTCAATCCCCGTTTTCATCTTGTGACTAGGATCTTCCTAGTGGTGATATATCTATTTGACTATTAATTGTTTATtagataattttttatttctattttttatgtttaattttTAAGTGAATGCAAGTGGTACTTTGAGAAACTATCTTCTTGGTTGCGTACCAGGCAAATAATCTTACTAAAATAAGCATACTTCAGCTAAAGACCCTTGTGGGTATATGATGTGTCATCTTCTTTCATGACtcccaaaatttcaaattattgCTTTAGCTCTGGAGATGATTGGTGGAGCTTTTGTTTTCTGttccaaaaatgcatttttttaaacacattcTATGCCAtcataaatgaattattttgtaAATTGCTCATTTGCAATCTGCAACTTGACAGAGATTCTTTCTGTGGAGTTATAAGTGTATTTGTTTTAGACATCTAATGTATGATTTTAAAGAACTAAATTGACTGTATGTTCACAATTGTGCCTTCCCAGATAAGAGTTGCATTACATGTGTTGTTCCTAAAAGATTAGTTTGATATCTTTGAACATGATACTACTGTCTTTTCCCAAAAGTGCCATCCATTTAATCTCAACGAATTGCCAAATGACAATAGTTGTGAACAATGCTAAATGGCAATATCAAGGCATATGAAGTAATGATATTTCATTGTCATGTCCCAAGctagctttttcttttctttatttttttttggggggggggggagggggaacgAGTTATTTGGAGGCTCAGGTTACCatacaagtcaagtactttgATTATTATTGAACCGATGATTTACTTGTCACAGAAAATAAGTGATTTTTCCACTGACCAGGGCCTTAACTCTTTCAATGAAATAAAATGTGCAATCTTGTTAGAAATTTTTTGCCTTTTCAAAAGCTTCTTGCCAGTAATTACCTTTGAGTACTCCTTAGATATTTTGGTTgtgtttcatttctttctttatgTGTTTTGTGATTTGTCTGGTTAACATTTTGTACCCCTTGAATAAACTGTTATTTTCTTGTTTGGTTTTAGGGAAACAATCCTGCTCCTGTCCGTTCCACCGTGGACCCCCCAGAGGATTCTATTTCTACCCTTGTTTCAATGGGTTTTGACAGAAACTCTGCCAGGCAAGCTCTCATCCGCGCTAGAAATGATGTTAATGCAGCTACCAACATCCTTCTTGAGTCGCAAGCGCGCTGAGAATGGCAGATTTCCAGCATTCAAGAAATGCAAGCTGGATCTTGATTCAAAGGCTAAATTGCGACAAATGCAAGAGGCAGTCAGCCTGCAAAATAGCAACCATTTTGTGACTCAATGGTATTGCAAATTCCCATAATCCGACCCTTCTTGATTTTCTTTGGGGATTTGATTTGCCTCCATAGGTTGTCATATTACTGCTTAGTTTGAGGGCAACTATCTCTGGTCACTTTAAGGTGGAAACTCTAGGATTGTCTAAACATGAATGTGTAGAAAATTCTTGTAGGCAAGCTGTTAATATAGTGTTTTACATCTTCAGGTGTCTGCAAATATATGACCTTTCTGATGAAGCTAATTTTACCATCTGAATGAACATCATTGCTACTGAGACATCTGTGACTACTTTTACTACATCCAAATGTTTACTTTCGACAATCTGTTTAGTGTTTGAGTTCCTGATAAACATAAGTAGATGTTGCGTCTAGGCACTTTATCTAACTAGATAAAGAATTGGACCAATTTGATGGATGGACATTTGTCATTAGTTCATCAATGCCCAGCCTTGATTAGGGTTTGTATTGTTTTCTTTACCTGTATTCATGTTTTAAATGAATTCGCAAGTAATTTATTTGTTGTGGGAGGCTGGCAATTGATGATCTTTAGCATATCCACCGCTCGATCAGGATTTTGTTATACCATTCCTTAAAATTTTCTGCATGTTACCCCATTCCAAAATTTTCTGCATATCATATTTGTGTTTGGTTACTATCATCAACCACGCATTGACACTAGACGAACTAGGCAATCGGAATCGTAAAGCATTCAAAGAATCATCTTTGGGAGCAGTTCAAGATTCTACTTGTCACAAAGTCCGGTATCGCGCATTGGAAAGCCATATAGGTAGCAGCAATGCATTTGCCCCTAAGCTTCATTCGCATTTTTCAAGTGGATTTGACTCTTGTTCTATTTGATTCTCAATAAAGTCCTTGCACAATTTTATGATGCTTCGTCCATGTTTCAAGATGGTCTGAATGGGCAAGACAGTAAGATCGGAAACTGTTAGTAACAGAGTGCTCAACATATTCAGGTATCTGCTAAAGTTTTGAACCTTCTCAGGGAACTGAGGATGCATACATTAGTATAATAACAAGTCCGCTGGAAATTGTTCTAGTACCCAAATTCCTGAATCTACATATGTTGCTGAATTTGCATTTTTGCGCTCTCAGAAAATCTACTAGTCATATCTGACCAGATGAGGAGGGAATTTGAGAAAGAGTTCTCATTGCATGATCTTAACGAAGAACACTTTACATTGCTTATTAAAGAGTGATTGTGTTGTGCTCTCTCCATTTTCGAAGATGACGCCAAGCAACGAGCTCTGAAAACATTAGAAGAAAGCGCCCTTCGccactgatttttttttttttaaattgttttcTGGAGGACAAATGTAACAGAACAAATAGCAGAAAGGCTGTACAAGTAAAAAATTGATACCAATATTTACCTTATGTATTATAAGGCAATAGGCATCAGAATGCAAGAATATTTATCAAACCTGAGCAATAGAATGACCATTTATGCTGCTGGAAAAAACTTTATGCTGGACTGATTTTCAGCCATTTTGTAGTTCTTCAACTTACAATAATTGGACAAAACTGTTCAAGGACTCGCTCATCCTACACAGACAACCATCACAGCAACCCTGGTACACAAGCAAAGGCTGCAAGGCCACAATCATCTGTCATGTTATTCTTAACATTACATGATCAAGCAACTCAAGACTGGTCCTCTAGGTGGAGTTACAAAAGTCTTCATAAACTCACCAAGAGGTTTAAAGTTTGCAATAACTGTTCTGCATGTACTTCCTGAAGGAATGTATACCTCTTTCACTAGAACTATCTCAAAATACCTTATCATAAGTATCATTCGAAATACATCAAGCATGTGACGACCTATAAATGCCCATTGTCTTCTTCCCGGAGAAAAACTAGACAGAGCTTATGTCCACTCGACTTTTATGAATTTGGAAGGCTGGTGTAATCCAGCTCCCACAACTGCACTGGATACCCGACCAATTGAAGTAACCTAGGCGTGCCTCGCATTTGGCACATAACAGCTTGCCCTCAAGTGCACCTTCTTCAACTAAAAACAAGGGAAAATATGGAGGTTCATCACTCAACAGATTAAAAAACACACATTCAGACAATATGCCAGATGACACCCTATGGATGAGTTTCATTCAACTAAAATCTCAAGTACAAAAAGAGGGCCGATTTATGCATCATTATTTTTGTCATGGATAAATGCTCTTCTGGAGAAAAAGATGCAGGATTAAAGACAATACGCAACATTTTTTAAGATAACTATATATTCCGATTTCTCATACAGCCTACTAATGCCTCAAACCAGCCAGTAAAGGTGCAGTTGCAACAGTGCAAACAAACCACATCAGAATAACATGATCAAGGCGACACAAGGTCTCATAAATCCCAGGAAAAATGAGGTACTGCAGTGTTTCATACCTATTGTCATCCAGCCTAGAGGCTCAACAAAGATAGATGAACACTCATTATCTTCAGGCTTGTTGAAAGGGTTGCCACTTCTCCTCTTGTTCCACTCAAAGGATGTTTCACCCTCTCCTGGAAGATGATTGACAACATTCTCTTGCAGGGCAACAACTCTGCGACATTTCTTACAGCGGTATAAGGGAGAACGAATTGCATCTATTTTAGCTTTAGTTTCAACCTCAGAAGAGATTTTTGCTGCTGATAAATCAGGATCGGTCCCAAATTTTGAACTGTCTATTCTTTCTCCACGGTTGTAAGAATCACCTATCACAATTCCTTAACTGATGTTAGGAAAAGGAAAGCAACAACTCAACCTTTCTGCTACTCCAAAGGTAAAAGTGAACAGACGGAGGATTTTGTCAGTCAAAAAATTGTAATGAGGTAAATCTATGCTATTTGAGAAGTAAATCATATGGATGGGGAACACAAGGTCAACTATGTACCTAATTCATGgctaaacaaaattaaaccagATCACATTGCATACTATCTAGATTCAGTCAATTAAGACCTGCAGTAGTATAAGAAGGACCAATAAGGAAATGCTTAACCTAAAATTCCCTTAAACTGATAACCATTGCAAATTAGCCAACTCCCACAGTAATCTTGACCAGAATTAGCAAGAAAAGATTAATGTTTGCTAAGCCAATACATATTTAGTTACTTTCCAAACAGGCACAAGGCTACGTTAGCTTTATGAAACAAATCAGCAGTCTAGGATGAATTTAACAAGATTTAAGGCCTTAATACTGCAGGAAAAAAATTGGCATGTATCAACTTTgtcttggaaaaaaaataagattaaTAGTAATTTTTAATGCACCTCGcaacaaagaaaattttttatagaTACGCTATGAAAAATATGCCACAATTCTTAACAGAAAATGGAAACAGGCAGTAACTTAGTGCACCATTGGCAAGGTTACTAATAGACCATTTGGACTGTTAAAGTATACTAAGCAACTACTGTTCCAAACCGAAGTAACATATGGTGTGAACAATGCATCTgcaataaaatcacaagtagATTCGTGAAGGGGAGAGAGGGACAGATTAGCATAAAACAATTCTTAAAATTGTAAATCATAATGATGTGACACATAAGAAATCCTAGTATTACAAGTTATTAGTATGAAAACAGATCATCAACAAAAAGTGTAGAAAACAGTTCGTTGCAAAAACATATGAAATGAACTTACTGAAATCATTAGGCACAAGTTGTGGATGCCATTTTTCACATACAAGTTATGcaattttttctcaaacaaCCAACCAAGGTGTAACAATGTTTGATAACTTGAAACACACAGATCCAGTACACAATCTATAACTCCAATAATGGAAAATGAGTAACAGGTAACATGCTAGACATCAACACAAAAAAACTAATAGCAAATCATGCAGTTCAAGAACCAAGAAACATAATAGGATATCAATGGAATACTCTACCTAGTACTTTCAAGCGGAAACGCTTGTATATGGGGCTAGCGTAATCAACTCTGAAACCCATTTCTTCAaacattttgagctgcaaaataAAGGACACAAAGCTTGTTTAGACCACTAATATTACAGTGGAAACCAACATACAGACAACTTTAGGGCATTATATCAACCTGATCCAGGAAGCCATCATTTGGACAAACAAATTCACAGCTTTGCCTTAGCGATTCAAGCGCATCTACAGAAATGCAAACCCATCTaagaagaaagaatgaattaaaaaaaaaaagaaaataaaagaaaagaaaggtagaACACATCAAAAATGGAAAGAACACTATCATTGTTCCTTGTTCCAAATTAACAAAAGGTCAAGAAAGATAAGCACAGAAATCAAAACAGATCCGCATGCACACTTGAGAAAAACAACAAAGCCAAACAAAAGTGAGATTGTTCAAACCTTCTTGGGATAGCTGTTCAGTCCTCATCAGATATGCAGTAATAATAGCTGCACTGCAACCAAAACAGTCAAAGGAGTGTGTAAAACCTTGGCGATGACCAAGCATAGAAGTAAAATGTACCACATTCTTGATAAATTCTTGCTCACAAATAGACAATGAAAAACATAGAAACAGGAAAACAAAGAGTTCCATGGTTTGATAACATACTAAATTAAGAACCAAATTTACAAGGTCAACTCGTTAAAAGTCCAAGTCCATGATTTCTGCATGAGAAACCATGGTCTATCCATCCAGTGCATGTGACCTGACGAAATTAAAATGCCTTTATCTAAATTGAACAGAAATTACAAACACAGTGACATGAAAGCCAGGCTGCTGTTATTCCACGCAACAGCAATCTCTACATAAGAACATTTTAGATCATGTTGAGTAAAATGGATTAGCTACTTCAAAGCAGCAACAGCAATCTCTACATAAGGTGGCTTGACGTCCGCCATTTGGCCTTTAGATCCATAGGGTGATTCATCTACTAAAAAAATGGCTTTTTGTAATTCTGGACATAATGGAGAAGGTTACTCCACAGATTTCACAGTTGATTAAAATCCAAGCAAATGAAAGACAATAACATCAACCAGGAAATAATCAAAGGAGCAACATCCTTCAAAGCATGAGATTTTCATAAAGGTATTAGCTCATTTAATACAAATGTGAGTCGCATTTAGGATCCTGTCAAAGACTCGGAGAAAAATAAGGCATTAACAACATAGACATTAATTTCTGGAAGAGGAATATCCATAGACATTATCATATGTAATAAATGCGTTTTGAAAGAAGGGCTTTGAAGTTGACAAGCTTTGTCATTGGTGATAACATTAAAGAAGAATTCAGTACATAATTGGACATATTGACTACAGATTCCTAAAATGGACTTCCATTATTATAGAATACAAGATAAACGATATTTCTAAGGGACTGTTGTTTGTCAAAAATTGTCATGCCTACTATGTAAATACGAAACTGTGGGTTCATATGCAACAACCAACAAAACTGTGACACCCCAAGACACAGAATAACCGACATCAGTTCAATGAACACTCGTTATTCTACCAGCAAAAGGAATTTGAAAAGTACCTCAGCTATAAATTGGGAAGAAGCAAACTTCAAAAGTAGAAAGAATCAGCAAATGAGAATTACCTTCTTGATACACCAGCAAAGCAGTGAACCAATACAGACCCTTCTTTTCTACTTCGGTCAATAAAATCTAAACAAACATCCAAGTAATCCAATAGATCCTCACTCTCTGTATCTTTGAATGGTACAGCCATCCTTACAAACTTCAAATCCTTCCCTGCTTTCTCTAAGGAATACAGCACCTTTTCTGGTGCCAGAGAACTCTTGGACCCATCACCTGAATCATCCTCTGTTCCTGAACCCCCAACATACACCTTACGAATCTCTTCTGTAGGGATCAGGATCTCCCTTCGCCATtctgagaaaaatgaaattgatgtgGAGCTGAGAACTGATAATATATGTGTAATTTCACCAATATCATGCTGGAGAACATCTGCAGCATCCCCAATATTGCCAATAAACAGATTCTCCCGCACCAGGTATGGCATATCACACAAATGATATTGCTGCTTCTAGAAACTCAAATCTTATGTGCCTGTTATAgtaaaagattaatctttcttaaaAAATATAAGCCAGACTTGACATTTCATCAGTGCCTCATTTGGAGGTGTAAAATCAATTCAACAACTGTAAATTGCATATTTGCTTTGATCAAATTGAAGGAAAGTACCTCCCCTCCCTCCCTCCTCCCTCctcccccccccaaaaaaaaaataaaaaacaaaaaaaaaagatcattatcatcagaTTAGATAACTAGCAAAATAACTAAAGTACATGACGAATTAACTTTTACCAAAAAGAGTAACTTTACACATACCATTATGATTCGGGAAATGATGCACTCTCATTTGCTTGATCTGGTTAtgttataaaaataattatggaAGCAGAGTTTAATAAATTAAACACAACAATCAACCACCATGAATTTCACTTGTGAGAAATGTGCCCAAGCCTACTTTTCAATTGTACAACATTTTCTCTATATGCATACTAACCGGTCTATATACGACAAACCCATATATCCATTATGTCCCTTTCCTTTGACGAACTATGTAGCAAGAACATGACACCTAAGTTTATATATGCATACTAACAGGTCTATATACGACAAACCCATATATCCATTATGTCCCTTTCCTTTGACGAACTATGTAGCAAGAACATGACAACTAATGCAAATGAGACAGCATCTATAGCAGTAACAACACTAAGTTTAGTTCACTTTCGAATTGAGTTCATTCTTTCAATCAATAAACCACAGGTTACACCAATAAAACACGAGTTCCTCCATGCATTGGGTAAAAGTTTCATTTCACGAGCGGATCCACATGTTGAACACctagtcatttcacaagattcTATTATACACATGGCGTGAATCTAAAGCTACTTGTGTAAAAAATTTACTACTACCctgatagtgtatataaaatCAAATCATGAAACACAGATATATGTCTTCTCCTTTTCCAATCTTTTCATTAGTCTACCTTCAAAGACACAAATTCCAGACACATACAACATTAAACAGACATGTCAATGTGCATATCACCCCACAAAATTCactaacaaaaagaaagaacaaaaaaaaaacaccaaagCCTcagtttttctcctttttgccCACGAAAAAGAGAAATGAAGCAAAACCAAATAAAAGTTGTATCAAATctaaaaatatccaaaacatGTCATCCAAAAATAAGAATTACACATACCTGGTAACAACCCTTCACCcagaattttgttttcctttcttttctcaactGTTTTCTAAACCTATTTATTGTATacaaagtaaaagataagaaaaaaaaatgaaactcaaGTACACAATCTTTGATTTCAATAAAGAACACACGCAGGAGGGAAGGTTATAGGCATTTATCCTTGTATCTGTACCTGAAGAAGTTAAGGGGACTTACCGGTGGAAGTATATTCCGGCGAGTGAAGTCAGATTACCAGCGAAGGGTAAAGCAAAAAGTTCTTGGTATCACTACTAAATCCCTGTGTCTGTCCTTAGGGAATGCGCTCTTTCGTTCTTTAATTTCCGTCTCATTTTcatagattttttatttttgtcgaTTGGGAGTTTCACACGTGTGACGGGGGCCGTGCAGAATCTTTGGCACGTGTAGAACTCATTGAAGCAAATTGAGAATTATTTCACCTCTCTGATTGGCAGACGTTAAGTTGGCTTGCATGTTTTGTCCCGTGCAAGTTTCATTTTCATGCTTGGAGAACTTGACATAACAAAATAAGACACTCGTAGCTTACTAGTGCTGTGAATCAACTCGAAAGCCTAAAAGCTAGACGAAGCTCAGTTCGTCAAGGCTCGAACTCCAAACGTGAGTTAGGGCATATATGTTATTTTACACTGTATAAAAatagaattaagggttagattattCTTTGACCTTCATTCAAAATCATTTCttattttccttccaaattccAATTTCTCAGCTGCATCCTGTAGTTCGCACCACCAGTTCACCACTCAACAACTAACCATCTTTTCACTAGTTACCTCCAGTTATCTCTTCAATCTTCTCCGGTCACCTCTTCACTTTCACAAATATCAATTTTTCTCTACCAAAAATCACCGCAAGCTTCTCCATTTTCACACCCAACCACTACCATGCAAACCACTATGACTGCGAGTTTCTCCATTTTTCACAGTCAAGACTAGTGGACCAGCTATCATTTCACCTAGCTATAGGTTGTAGCAGCCACCGACCAATCAAATTTGGTTGGTTTCGCAAAACCACCTTGATTTCTGGTAAGTAGGACTTACTTTCAAgtcctaatattttttttttcttgttgaatgTTGACTAATACTTGTATCATAGAAGATTGTGATGCTATGTTTTTTCTCTATCTTTAGATTGCTCATTGCTAttgttttgcttgtttctttTTGTTACAACTTAGAAGGGGATACCTGATGCTACAGTTGTTCTTTGAGTTGTGATGCAGTGGAATTCTTGTGtgagaataaaaaaaatgaaagtaattCAAGGTGTAtttattttggaaagttaggtgATATCTCTTTCATAGTATACATAACGAAAATTTCACAACTTGGCCATAAAACTGGGCCAAGTTTTGGACAATCTCTTGGCCATAAAACTGACACTTCAGAAGCTCAAGGACAAAGGTTGGCAGCATGTCAATATTCGAACTCCATGCAGTCAGGTTCTTAATATGATACGCTATCAAGTTTCTGGTAACTTAAGGCTGGCAACTCACTTGGACGACATAAAAGATCTTTGCTCAATGTTTAGGAAATGCTCATTTGATAGTTTGCCTGTTGCTATGGATAGACTCAGTACTAAACTGAGTAGATTAGCTATGATTATACTTTGATGATGAAATTTCAGTTCATCAGTGGCCTAGTCCACTTTTGTAAAGACCAATTTGAGCCCTTGCTCAACCTATGTaattttacttcttttttataataaaatttctaTCGTTTccgagaaaaaaaagaagaagataggATTCTGAATAAATCATTAGTGCGGGGATATGCATGTTTCTTGGTTAGAAATTGGGAGGATCTCACTTGACAATATTATTCTAGACTTCTAGTCCTTGTTCCTACCTTATTCATTTAGTTCTTTTTTCTATACATGATGGAATATATCATGTTTATTAGACTAAACTGACAAAgacttgtatcttgattgcTCACTACTAGATTGACGTATCACTGTAAATAAAATACTAGATTGTTTGTGTTTGTCTATTAAGCTTTTGTATTACACTAGACAGCAATGACTGAACTCAAATACTAAATACTTTTAGTGCTTGTTAATAAAtagctgtttttctttcttttttggatcATGCTTTTCTTGCCTTTGGGATGTAATGGTTATACACTAAAGTAAGTTCCCCATTATATGTTGAATGGAGCATCTCATTCCACTGCTCGATCTAGACTTGAGCTAAAatactcgagttcgagtttgttAAACTTTTAAAGTTAGTTTAAGGTCGAACTCTATTCAATTTTACCTTATTCAAGTTCGAACTTGAACGAATTCAGTTTATTGGAGATTGATCAAATTCAAGtgatataaaataatatttaccTAATACCAAACAAGAGATAAGATAGACATTTCATAATAATATTTAATTGAAGAGATAAGATAGAcaaattcaaaatattttttttgaacttCAATTGAACTCGGGTAAGCTAGCTTGATGAACTTGTTAATATGTTTGAGTTGTTTGAACTTGACTCGAGCTTGAGTTTTGATAAGATAAACTCGCGACTAATGCTATTGAGATCGGTTTTTTGCACCCCTTGTGATGCAATTTGGGGACTGTTCGTGTATTTTTAGTGATCAACGAACTACGGTCAATATCAGAGATTTTGAACTTGCTGATTTGTGTAGTCTGCCGTAagctatttttgtttttaaatatatgtgtatatgtgtgtgtgtgcataCTCTATACGATATACTTCCTTTTATGTCAAAGAACTAGTTGACCATGAATTCAGGTGAATTCCAAAAGCTCGCTCAAGCACTTTGTTAAAAAAACTATTAGTTAAACATATGAAATCGTTAATTTCAGTAGTCATATTTTAGTCCTTCAACAAATGAtattgcaaaaataaaaatgttatTTAGTGTAGAAGTTTGAGC
Protein-coding sequences here:
- the LOC113695879 gene encoding uncharacterized protein isoform X1, coding for MPYLVRENLFIGNIGDAADVLQHDIGEITHILSVLSSTSISFFSEWRREILIPTEEIRKVYVGGSGTEDDSGDGSKSSLAPEKVLYSLEKAGKDLKFVRMAVPFKDTESEDLLDYLDVCLDFIDRSRKEGSVLVHCFAGVSRSAAIITAYLMRTEQLSQEDALESLRQSCEFVCPNDGFLDQLKMFEEMGFRVDYASPIYKRFRLKVLGIVIGDSYNRGERIDSSKFGTDPDLSAAKISSEVETKAKIDAIRSPLYRCKKCRRVVALQENVVNHLPGEGETSFEWNKRRSGNPFNKPEDNECSSIFVEPLGWMTIVEEGALEGKLLCAKCEARLGYFNWSGIQCSCGSWITPAFQIHKSRVDISSV
- the LOC113695879 gene encoding uncharacterized protein isoform X2 is translated as MPYLVRENLFIGNIGDAADVLQHDIGEITHILSVLSSTSISFFSEWRREILIPTEEIRKVYVGGSGTEDDSGDGSKSSLAPEKVLYSLEKAGKDLKFVRMAVPFKDTESEDLLDYLDVCLDFIDRSRKEGSVLVHCFAGVSRSAAIITAYLMRTEQLSQEDALESLRQSCEFVCPNDGFLDQLKMFEEMGFRVDYASPIYKRFRLKVLGDSYNRGERIDSSKFGTDPDLSAAKISSEVETKAKIDAIRSPLYRCKKCRRVVALQENVVNHLPGEGETSFEWNKRRSGNPFNKPEDNECSSIFVEPLGWMTIVEEGALEGKLLCAKCEARLGYFNWSGIQCSCGSWITPAFQIHKSRVDISSV